CGGATGCTTAGACCGCAGTTTTCGCCCACGAGCTAGTGATGGGATACCTTTTGGGGGAAAGGTCACAGCCACCCCGGGTACTTGAGCTTACACCGTATTAAGCTCGTCCACTTTACCACGCCACGGTCCGGGCAGGTCAAGGAGTCGCGAATAAATATGTGTGATCATCTTGGTCACCCTCCGGGAAGAACCATAGATGGGGTTTGTCCGTATAAGACTCTAAAATACAACATTTTTTGTGACGTTCAGGCAGGCAACGCGACTTCATCTTAATGGTCGAAACAAGGGGCCGCTAATTTAAAAAAAGTTGCGTGGAAGACCTGCCCCCTGGCCTAGGCTAGTTGTCGCTCCAACGCTCAACTCGGCAAGAAAACGAAAAATATTGGGCGCTGGAGGTATCATGGATATTTTGAGTTCAATGAGAGAATCATGCCCATTGCTGGTGACTCGGGTGGAAGCGCAAAGGATCACCGGAGGCCTTGTGAAGGCACGGACCTTGGCAAATCTGGATTGTTTGGGCAAAGGCCCCTCTGTTAAGGTCAAGCTGGGACGCATCGTCGCATACAGCAAGGACTCCTTTCTGGAGTGGCTGTCCGAACGGCTTCAGGAGGCTGAAAATGTATAGCTTGCAGCCTATTCATCCATCTGAGGCATTGCGCGGCCAGTCGAGGTGTTGTTGTTGGAAACTTGCAGCCGAACATAATGTCAATCCTGATTTGGTGGCAAGCTATATGTTTGGCTTGGTCATGTCGTCGACATTCGGTAATGTTGTGTGCGAGGTGCGTAAGAATCATGAAATCTCATCGGTGTTGTGGATAGCTGTAGGGACTGGCTCAGGATCAGGAAAAACTCCAGTTCTGCGTAGGTTGCAAGATCCTCTTAACACTGCATTTGAATCTGAGCTGTCGCTCAGTCAAGAAGACATTTCGCGTATAAATGCGCAATTGAAGGCATTACAAGCTCGGAAAAAGGTCCTTCTGAAGGAGCTTGAGAAGGCTAATGGCGAGAGCGCCCACGCACAGGAAGAGCTTTCGAAGGTTCTTCTCAGCCTGTCTAGGTCAAGATTGCCCATCTCGCCGTTGTCCGGCTCGGTTACGCCATATGGGTTAGCCCAGGAATTGGAGAAGAGTGGGGGGTATCTCGCTTCGATTAGCTCTGAAGGTGGTATCTTGGCTACGCTCTTATCTGTGCCCAACGAGTATCTTGGTCCACTTATGGACGCGTGGAGCGTGCAGCGCATCTCGGTGGTAAAGAAGGGGGCACGCATTGATGTGCCGCGCCCAAGGTTTTCTGTTTGTGTTTCCTGGCAGCCAGAAAATGCTCGGAAGATCTTATTCACAGAGAAAAGAGCATGTACTGGTTTGACTGCGCGATTCCTCTACTGCGAAGTGCCTCGTATGGCTCATTCATACTATTTTCCGGTGGCTGAGAATGTATCAGATAAATGGTGGGAGGATCTCATGTCGTCACTTGTCGGGCGATACGTGGGGAGCCACGAGGATTCGCCGCGTAAGATACGTCTTGACGGCCAGGCGCTTGATTATTTGAGGGCGTTTTGTGTGTCCATTGCTGGGGAACTGTCAAATGCCCGGGGGATGTCTGAATTCTCTTCAAAGGCTATGGATCACGTTGTGCGTTTGGCAATTGCGCTACATTGTCTCGACGGGGATCATATGAATTCTGACGTAATTGGATATGATCAGATAATGCGCGCCTGTGGCATGGTCGTATATTTTGCGCAACAGCATGGACGGTGTTGGTGCTTGGAGTATGAGAAGGATGTCAGGGGGAGGGCTAGAAAGATTGGAAGCTATTTCGCAAAGATACCGACGCCGTACCAAGCCCTTCCATGTATATCAACGGAGGATATCGCCATAAGTACGGACATTCCCAAAAAGAAAGTTCTCCAGGCGATGCAGTGGATGGCTGCGCGGGGTTGGGCTAGATGTATACAGATGCAAGGTGCCAATAAAAAGATGATAGATTGTTGGCAAGCGCAAGTATACCTGGGTGCTGTTGATTATGAAGCCTAACGATAGGGCGCGCCGAGAAGGTGTATAGTCAAATAGCCACACCCGCCTTAAGGATGTTGAAGACGGGTGTGGCTGTGGTTTATGCTCTAGATTCTAAATGTCGTGGACTGTGCCGGTTAATTTCTTTGGAAAGCCAGTACGCTACGCTCCAGAATGCATTTGTTTGTGTGGTTCAATATCTTGTTGCGTTTATGCTGGTCGGGTTGGTCTTGCGCAGGGATTCCAGCCTTATCGAGGATGTCGTCCAGTTTATTGTGCACTTTCCCGCTTTTTCTTCCGTATAAGGTCTTTTGATCCCATAAAAACAGCCCGATTGCCCTGTGCATACGAGACTTTGCCGTGTCTTTGAACGTAGTGTGGTGTGCACTGTTGTGCGCCTCGACAATTTCTATAATTTCTTGGCGCGTTATTTTGTTCCCTATGTTGGCATGGTTAAGATTTAATCTGCGGTTTTTTGTTAGGTTATATATCTTGAAAAGCTTTTCACGTTGCTTTGGATCGTCGATGTCGTCAATGCCGGATAGTTCTTCATGAAGCATTCCCGCCATCGTTTGCTTGTATATGGCGTCAATGTTTTTGTTTATTCCTTCTGTGCCCACTGGGAAATACTCTACGTTGTAGAGATGATTAACGAGGTCGCTGGCAAACGCCGCCTCTGGTTTGTTGCGAATAAGGAAATGGCGCGGGGGGAGTGGGATTTTCCCGGCAAGTATATCCTTGAGAAGAAGCTTTGATCTTGGTGGTTCAACCAAGTCCGGTAGTAAGTATTCGTGTTTGAGTGATATCTCGTATGCACGCATGCAGTAGGGCATGGACGACATGGGAATCCAGTCAATGTCGTACGCGCAGGATCCAATGTTCTCTACTGATAAAATTGCGTTACATATGTATCGTAATGTGTTTATGTGCCCAACTTTCTCATCGTGGAGAGACAATGCCTGCTCGGCTACGTATCGCCAATCTGTCTCCCCGTTAAGTAGGGCGAATCTTTTACAATATTGGAATCTCCAAAAAAGAAAGTTACTCATTTTGGCCGTCAAATCATCTACTGTAACCGAAATGCCCTGGCCGTCCCTTTGAAGTCTGTCGTGCTCAGGCTGGTCGCGACCTTGTTTGCCTGTCATGTGTTCCTTCTTCAAGATCGACATTTTTTGGAGTTAGTGATATTTTCCTTGGCTTATGTCACATCTTGTATGCGTAGTCGATCCTGTACGAGATCGCGTGCAGTTCATTCCGCAATTCCCGCTGATGGACCGTCTTGGCCCCAGGCCCTAACCAACTCGCCTGCCCCTCATCGGGTGAATCAGCTCGAAACAAACTCCACCTTGACCTTGTAGCCGTTGGCGTGGGCGTAGCGATTGAGGGTGTCGAAGCTCACGTTGGACTTGCCGCCCTCAATTTTAGCCACCACGGGTTGCTTCACGCCCATGCGCTCCGCAACCTGGGCCTGAGTGAGCCCCGCCTTTTGCCGGGCATCCAGCATGGCCCCGATCAAAGCGAACTCTTCTTCAAGAGCGTCGTACTCTCTGGCGTATTCGGGATCTTCGCGCATCATGCGTTCGTGAACGGCTCGCGCATTAACTCGGGCCATGTTCTTCCTCTGACCTGCCGGGAGCACGGCAATCAAAGTGCCGTTCTCGTCGGGAGTGATTTCGACGCGCGGTAGTGCGCTATTGCCCTGCCAGCACGCGCCGCACGGTGTTGGGCTCGCGGTCGATGACCATGAGGTAGGCCCTGGCCGGGCCTTCTGGAATCCGGGACTTCTGCTCCCAATGACGAAGTGTCGCCAGCTTAAAACCGAAGGTTCGAGCGAAGTCCGCCTGGGTCATGTGCAACTTCTCGCGGATGCCTTTCACGTCCACCGTCTCGGGCACATGGATGGCGTATTCGCTCAGGTCCATCTCCCCGGAGGCGATGGCAAGGGCCTCCTTTGCCCCCTGGATGATTCTGCTACCGTTTCCCATGGCTGATGCCCTCCTTGTACGCCTTGACGATCCTAGGCATTATCTCACGCAGTTCGTTCCGCTCCGCCGGGGTCAGGTTGGCCTTCTCGTTTTTGGCGAAAAGGGCCATGACGAACAACGGAATGCCCATGTCGTGGAAGTAGTAGACCACGCGATACCCGCCGCTCATGCCCGTGCCTTCCCCAGCGAAGCGTACCTTCCGGACGCCGCCGGTTCCTTCCATGATGACGCCCGCCGTGGGGTTTGCCGCTAGAAAGTTGATGAGGCTCCGACGCTCCTCTTCGTCCAGGCCCGCCCGCTTCACATCCTTGAGGAATGTGGGCGTCTCAATGACTATCAACAGCTTCGTCATGGCTTGCAGTAATCCATTGGCGTTGTGAGTCAAGGGCTACCCGTTGAGCGCAACGACCTTGCCGGGCGTCTTGCCCCTGATCGCTTCCAGGGAGTCCACGGCAGCGACCAAGTCATTCGGGGCCAGGTGGCTGTACCGCTCGGTCATGGCGGTAGTTGCGTGCCCCATGAGGCGGGCTACGGTGATGAGCGGAGTTCCCCGGCGAACAAGCCAGCTTGCGAAGGTATGCCGGAGTGAGTGGAAAACCACGCGGTCCCGTGCATCCTCAACGCCCATGTTGAAGAGTTCGTCCGCCGTCTTGATGAAGGTTTGCGAGACTTGGCCGATGCGGGTTCCCTTCTCGGAGGGGAAGACCAAATCCGAAGGGGCGGCATCGTCGAGGCGGCGGGCTTCGAGCATTTCCCGCGCAGTGCGGGTCAAAGGCACGACACGGTTCTTGCCGCTCTTGGTGTCCCTGACCTTTAATCCGTCGTGGGCCACATCCGCCCAAACGAGGGAGAAGATTTCGCCGGCCCTCAGTCCGGCGTTGAGGGCAAGAAGGGCCTGGTCATGAACTGTCCGGCTCTTTTCAGCCAGGGCTTCCAGGAGCCGTTGTGCTTCGTTTTCTTCCAGGAAGCGGTGACGCCGGTTGTCCTTGGCCGGGCGCTTGACTAGGCGGGTAGGGCTTTCGCTCTGGTAGAGCCCGCGTTGCCGGGCGAGGTTCACAATCTGGCGGATGACGGCGAAGGCGTACTCGATGGTTCGGGGGGAACGCCCGGCGTCGAGCATCGCTTTCTTGACCCGTTGGACATGCAGTTCCCCCAGGTCCTTGACGCGTGTCTTCCCTATGGCCGGGCCGATCCAGACGCGAAACATGATCTCTTCGCGTTTCACCGTGGACGGACGCTTGTGGTCAATGGCCTGTTGGGGAAAGTATACTTCATGAAAGAAGTTGGCGAGGGTGACGGCTTCGTGGGCTTTCAGGACTTCGGCTTCTTCGCGGGCCTTCCGGTCGGCATCGGCCAGGGCGCGTTTTTCAGCCAGCGAAACCGGGCCTTCGCCCGTGGCGTGGGCCTTCTTGAGGTCCGAGAGGACCGTGGCGGCCTTCTGCTCGGACCAGCCCTCGGACGCCCACCCAAGACCTTCTTCTCGACGCTTGCCGCCCACCTGGGCGCGGATGGCGAAGTAACGGTCTAACCGCACGCCGTGCTTGCGGCTGGCGTGTTCGTAGTACCGAACGCCGGGGAACTTCGAGGAAACCCATTTGACCGCCATGTCCGCCACCTCCAATTTCTCTCCCCACTCTCTCCCCACTTTTATGCAGAAATGGGGTGTTATCGAGTGAAGCCCTGTGAAGAAAAATAGGTCTGGAAGTAAGGACAGTCAACGGATTTCATGGAATCCAGTGAAGTCGGGTGAAGGTGCCAAAATGGGACTCTTAATCCGTTGGTTCAAGGTTCGAGTCCTTGATGGCCCACCAGAAATTTCAAGGGGTCAGGTGAAAATCACCTGGCCCTTTTGCTTTTGGCGAGGTTCTGGTCCCGCTCTGGTCCCGCTTTTTTTGATGATGGGCGACAGTTTGGCGCTCCTAGATGGGGGTGTTCGTCTGCGGACATCGTCCATTTCATGGGCTTGCATGGCTGCAAACCGTTGTCCCAAAAAGCACCTTGTACCCGACGCCAAGCGCCGTCCCCAGATGCCTGGCCATGGCCTTGCCGATGGGACGCTTGCCATTCTTCATCTCGGAGATGCAGCGAGGGGGGGGCTGGCCAGACCCCGGCGACGGTGCGCCCATGACACGCGCCGCGCAATGGACAGCGGCGATATGCTCGACTATAGCCCACGTATCGGAAGCCTACGCGGGGGAACGGCTGTCGATCTCCGGACGCATCTGGCGCGTACTGAAAGAAGCCCGGTTCGGGCCGGTCCCCGCGTGCACGTTTTCCCCCCAGGAGCCAGCATGTCACGACTGCCGCTGCCGAAATACCAAGACCTCCCGCCCGAGACCCGGGCCCTTTACGACCAACTGGCGGCCAAACGGGGTCGCATCGACGGCATGTACCAGACCCTGCTCTCCCATCCGGCCCTTCTGGAAAAGGTGTCCGCCCTGGGCGGCTATCTGCGTTTCGGAGAAACCGCCCTGCCGCCCGAGGCCAGGGAACTGGCGATTCTGGCCTGCGCCCGGCGCATGGGGGCGGGATACGAATGGGTGAAACACCTTGGTCCGGCCAGACAGGCCGGGATTCCGGACCCGGTCATCGAAGCCCTGCGCACGGGGCGAGAGCCGGAGGGGCTTGCCCCTGGGCTGCGTGCGGTCCTCGACGCGGCGGGCTGCGCCCTGGCCCGGCGGACGATCCCGGCCGGGGTCCAGGACGAGGTGGCCAGGGCCTACGGCGTCGAGGGTGTTGTGGAACTGGTGGTGCTGTGCGGGTTTTACGCCATGATCGCGGGGGTGATCTTTGCCTTCGACGTCCCGCTGCCCGAGGGCGCGCGGGATCCGTTCGCGCCGCAGGCCGACGAAAATGAACCGACGACCGGAGGGGAAAGCGCGTGAAGACGACGGCCTATTATCTTGAGGCGCTGGCCCGGGAAGGGCTCACGCATGTGTTTCTCGTGCCCGGGGGGCTCATTGATCCGTTCCTGGAGGATCTGACCCGGACGTCCGGGCTCACGGCGGTGGTGGCGGCCCACGAGGGCGGCGCAACCTTTATGGCCGACGGCTACGCCCGTGCCTCGGGCCGCTTCGGGGCCTGCCTGTGCATCGGCGGGCCGGGCGTCACCAACACCCTGACCGGCGCGGTGGCCGCCTCCACGGACAACTCGCCGGTGCTCATCCTCTCGGGACAGGTGCCCACCGATTGGGAGGGGCGCGGCGGCTTTCAGGATTCCTCCCCGGCCACCCTCAACGATCTGGCCATGCTCGACCCGGCGGTTCGCAAATCCCTGGCCGTGGAAAACACCCATCTGGCCGCCCACCATCTCCGTTCGGCCCTGACGGCCATGCTGGCGGCCCCCCAGGGCCCTGTCCACCTGAGCCTGCCCACGGACGTCCAGCGCGGGGATATCGCCACGCCGTGGACGCCGCTCGATGCGACCCTGTACCATCCCCGGGTTTACGACCCCGTGGCCATGGAGCGGGCCCTTACCATCCTGTCCCCGTCCGGAGGCGACCCGGCCCCGCGCCGTGTGGCCATCCTGGCCGGGGCGGGCGTGGAGAAATCCGGCTGCGCCGACGAACTCCTGCGCTTCGCCGAGCGCTACGCCATTCCGGTGGCCACCACGCTTCGGGCCAAGGGGGTTTTCCCCGAGGACCATCCCCTGTCGCTCGGGGTCTTCGGCTATGCCGGGCACCGACATGCCATCGAGGGGCTGCTTTCGGGCGGCGTGGAGGTGCTTGTCGTGCTCGGGTCGGGACTCTCCCAACGCGACACGCTGTTTTGGGACCGCAAGATGCTCCCGTCCAGGGCGCTCATCCATGTGGACATCGACCCCCGGGTCATCGGGAGGACGTGGCCGGCCGAGGTCTCCCTGTGCGGGGATTGCGGCGAAATCCTGCGCCTTGCCCTGGCTGCGGACAGTCAGCGCCTCGGAGGCCTCGAGCGCTCGGTTCCCGAGCGGCGACAGTGGCTCGACGGCATCCGGGCCGCGGGACCGCGCTGCTACGATGCGCAAAACCAGGAGTGCGCGGACGTACCGCTGCATCCGGCCCGGGTGCTGGCGGCGCTTCGCCGGGTCATGCCGCGCCAGGGCGGACTGGTGGTGGATTCCGGGGCGCATCGGGCCTTTTGCGGCCATTACTGGCAGGCCTACGCCCCCCGGACCTATTTTTCAGCCACCAACATCGGCCCCATGGGCTGGGCCATCCCGGCGGCCTGCGGCATCAAGGCGGCGCGCCCGGACGTGCCGCTGGCCGTGGTCACCGGGGACGGCTGCATGCTCATGCACGGCATGGACATCCAGACCGCAGCCAGGTACGGCCTGGCCGTGGTGTACGTGGTGATCAACAACGCCGCGCTCGGCAACGTCTGGCTGCGCGCGCACCAGGAGGGCCCGGGACCGGCCGCGCTGACGGAAATCCCCAGGCGGGACTGGGCCGGGATGGCCAGGGCCATGGGGCTTGG
Above is a genomic segment from Desulfolutivibrio sulfodismutans DSM 3696 containing:
- a CDS encoding DUF3987 domain-containing protein; its protein translation is MYSLQPIHPSEALRGQSRCCCWKLAAEHNVNPDLVASYMFGLVMSSTFGNVVCEVRKNHEISSVLWIAVGTGSGSGKTPVLRRLQDPLNTAFESELSLSQEDISRINAQLKALQARKKVLLKELEKANGESAHAQEELSKVLLSLSRSRLPISPLSGSVTPYGLAQELEKSGGYLASISSEGGILATLLSVPNEYLGPLMDAWSVQRISVVKKGARIDVPRPRFSVCVSWQPENARKILFTEKRACTGLTARFLYCEVPRMAHSYYFPVAENVSDKWWEDLMSSLVGRYVGSHEDSPRKIRLDGQALDYLRAFCVSIAGELSNARGMSEFSSKAMDHVVRLAIALHCLDGDHMNSDVIGYDQIMRACGMVVYFAQQHGRCWCLEYEKDVRGRARKIGSYFAKIPTPYQALPCISTEDIAISTDIPKKKVLQAMQWMAARGWARCIQMQGANKKMIDCWQAQVYLGAVDYEA
- a CDS encoding helix-turn-helix domain-containing protein — translated: MARVNARAVHERMMREDPEYAREYDALEEEFALIGAMLDARQKAGLTQAQVAERMGVKQPVVAKIEGGKSNVSFDTLNRYAHANGYKVKVEFVSS
- a CDS encoding helix-turn-helix domain-containing protein, which encodes MGNGSRIIQGAKEALAIASGEMDLSEYAIHVPETVDVKGIREKLHMTQADFARTFGFKLATLRHWEQKSRIPEGPARAYLMVIDREPNTVRRVLAGQ
- a CDS encoding type II toxin-antitoxin system RelE/ParE family toxin — protein: MTKLLIVIETPTFLKDVKRAGLDEEERRSLINFLAANPTAGVIMEGTGGVRKVRFAGEGTGMSGGYRVVYYFHDMGIPLFVMALFAKNEKANLTPAERNELREIMPRIVKAYKEGISHGKR
- a CDS encoding site-specific integrase, with the protein product MAVKWVSSKFPGVRYYEHASRKHGVRLDRYFAIRAQVGGKRREEGLGWASEGWSEQKAATVLSDLKKAHATGEGPVSLAEKRALADADRKAREEAEVLKAHEAVTLANFFHEVYFPQQAIDHKRPSTVKREEIMFRVWIGPAIGKTRVKDLGELHVQRVKKAMLDAGRSPRTIEYAFAVIRQIVNLARQRGLYQSESPTRLVKRPAKDNRRHRFLEENEAQRLLEALAEKSRTVHDQALLALNAGLRAGEIFSLVWADVAHDGLKVRDTKSGKNRVVPLTRTAREMLEARRLDDAAPSDLVFPSEKGTRIGQVSQTFIKTADELFNMGVEDARDRVVFHSLRHTFASWLVRRGTPLITVARLMGHATTAMTERYSHLAPNDLVAAVDSLEAIRGKTPGKVVALNG
- a CDS encoding carboxymuconolactone decarboxylase family protein codes for the protein MSRLPLPKYQDLPPETRALYDQLAAKRGRIDGMYQTLLSHPALLEKVSALGGYLRFGETALPPEARELAILACARRMGAGYEWVKHLGPARQAGIPDPVIEALRTGREPEGLAPGLRAVLDAAGCALARRTIPAGVQDEVARAYGVEGVVELVVLCGFYAMIAGVIFAFDVPLPEGARDPFAPQADENEPTTGGESA
- a CDS encoding thiamine pyrophosphate-binding protein, translated to MKTTAYYLEALAREGLTHVFLVPGGLIDPFLEDLTRTSGLTAVVAAHEGGATFMADGYARASGRFGACLCIGGPGVTNTLTGAVAASTDNSPVLILSGQVPTDWEGRGGFQDSSPATLNDLAMLDPAVRKSLAVENTHLAAHHLRSALTAMLAAPQGPVHLSLPTDVQRGDIATPWTPLDATLYHPRVYDPVAMERALTILSPSGGDPAPRRVAILAGAGVEKSGCADELLRFAERYAIPVATTLRAKGVFPEDHPLSLGVFGYAGHRHAIEGLLSGGVEVLVVLGSGLSQRDTLFWDRKMLPSRALIHVDIDPRVIGRTWPAEVSLCGDCGEILRLALAADSQRLGGLERSVPERRQWLDGIRAAGPRCYDAQNQECADVPLHPARVLAALRRVMPRQGGLVVDSGAHRAFCGHYWQAYAPRTYFSATNIGPMGWAIPAACGIKAARPDVPLAVVTGDGCMLMHGMDIQTAARYGLAVVYVVINNAALGNVWLRAHQEGPGPAALTEIPRRDWAGMARAMGLGAAVVERPEELEPAFEKALASGTAYLVDVRCDKRFATPVTPYAQAKAVWHDD